The proteins below are encoded in one region of Acidobacteriota bacterium:
- a CDS encoding DJ-1/PfpI family protein, translated as MRPLCLALLLIAGLACAPEMPPIEDTPPPQLAPAADWTPLPTPMDLPADRPLRAGFLIVDGVYNTELTAPYDLLQHTIFHTRKPENGGLPGIEVFTVSPDGEKVTTFEGLRIEADYSFATAPPIDILVVPSAEHSMDSDLENEAMMAWVREVGGAARYLMSLCDGAFVLAAAGLLDDRAVTTFPADQDRFAEMFPELDLRREAIYVHDGPAITSQGGARSFDPALYLVAHLYGDEVAKGVGRGMVLPWPPEGSAEIATVVVPES; from the coding sequence ATGCGCCCGCTCTGCCTCGCCCTCCTCCTCATCGCCGGCCTCGCCTGTGCTCCCGAGATGCCGCCGATCGAAGACACTCCGCCGCCGCAGCTCGCTCCGGCCGCCGACTGGACGCCCCTGCCCACTCCCATGGATCTACCCGCGGATCGCCCGCTGCGCGCTGGCTTCCTGATCGTCGACGGCGTCTACAACACCGAGCTGACGGCACCCTACGACCTCCTCCAGCACACCATCTTCCACACCCGCAAACCGGAAAACGGCGGCCTGCCCGGAATCGAGGTGTTCACCGTTTCGCCGGACGGCGAGAAGGTAACCACCTTCGAAGGCCTGCGTATCGAGGCGGACTACTCCTTCGCAACGGCGCCGCCGATTGACATTTTGGTGGTGCCGAGCGCCGAGCACAGCATGGACTCGGATCTCGAAAACGAGGCGATGATGGCGTGGGTGCGGGAGGTCGGCGGCGCGGCGCGCTACCTGATGTCGCTGTGCGACGGCGCCTTCGTCCTCGCCGCCGCCGGCTTGCTCGACGACCGCGCCGTCACCACCTTCCCGGCGGATCAGGATCGCTTCGCGGAGATGTTTCCGGAGCTGGACCTGCGGCGCGAGGCGATCTACGTCCACGACGGCCCGGCAATCACCTCCCAGGGCGGCGCGCGCAGTTTCGATCCGGCACTGTACCTGGTGGCGCACCTCTACGGCGACGAGGTGGCGAAAGGGGTAGGACGCGGCATGGTGCTGCCCTGGCCGCCGGAGGGCTCGGCGGAGATCGCGACGGTGGTCGTGCCGGAAAGCTAG